The following are encoded together in the Oreochromis aureus strain Israel breed Guangdong linkage group 18, ZZ_aureus, whole genome shotgun sequence genome:
- the apoda.1 gene encoding apolipoprotein Da, duplicate 1, whose amino-acid sequence MKLPSALVFALTLPIIRAQVPHWGPCPEPAVQTAFSLKQFMGRWFEIAKLPAQFEKGRCIETNFTLTTSNSIRVVSSEILKGEVKKIEGIGVVEDIKNPAKLGISYSYVLPYSPYWILSTDYVNSALVYSCTDILRLFHVDFAWILGRTRTLPESTIEKAKEIFANNNIDVSRMIPSRQMGCEKML is encoded by the exons ATGAAGCTACCTTCGGCTCTGGTGTTTGCACTCACCCTCCCCATCATCAGGGCTCAGGTTCCCCACTGGGGCCCGTGTCCAGAGCCTGCTGTTCAAACCGCCTTCAGCCTTAAACAG TTCATGGGGAGATGGTTTGAAATTGCCAAACTGCCAGCCCAGTTTGAGAAAGGCCGCTGCATTGAAACCAATTTCACGTTGACGACCAGCAACTCCATTCGAGTGGTCAGCTCTGAAATACT aaaaggagaGGTGAAGAAAATCGAAGGGATCGGGGTCGTAGAGGATATAAAGAATCCTGCCAAGCTGGGAATAAGTTATTCCTACG TCCTTCCCTACTCCCCTTACTGGATCCTGTCTACTGACTACGTGAACTCGGCCTTGGTGTATTCATGCACTGACATCCTCAGGCTCTTCCACGTCGACTTCGCCTGGATCCTGGGGCGAACACGCACCCTGCCAGAATCCACCATCGAGAAAGCCAAAGAGATCTTTGCAAACAACAACATCGACGTGAGCAGGATGATCCCCAGCAGGCAGATGGGCTGTGAAAAAATGCTGTGA
- the LOC116313467 gene encoding apolipoprotein D-like → MNAIQVISLTLLSIVAAGAQSIKPGRCPVPAVQEKFDAARYLGKWHEIQRLSNSFQKGQCSTATYSLQSPGVVGVLNKELLPDGTIDSINGTAKAASSSEPAKLLVTFFEDTPPSPYWVLSTDYDNFALVYSCTEIESLHGEFIWILSRNPTLPKETLEELQSILSSFGASVEKLLDTNQDRDYCRVMHE, encoded by the exons ATGAATGCCATCCAGGTGATTTCCCTCACTTTGCTGTCCATTGTGGCTGCCGGTGCTCAGTCTATAAAACCAGGAAGATGCCCCGTGCCTGCCGTTCAGGAGAAATTTGATGCTGCAAGG TATCTTGGTAAATGGCACGAAATCCAGAGACTGTCAAACAGCTTCCAGAAGGGCCAGTGCAGCACTGCCACCTACAGCCTGCAAAGCCCAGGAGTTGTTGGTGTCCTCAACAAGGAGCTGCT TCCTGACGGCACCATTGACAGCATCAACGGCACTGCCAAGGCCGCAAGTTCATCTGAGCCTGCCAAGCTGCTGGTCACCTTCTTTGAGG ACACTCCCCCTTCCCCGTACTGGGTTCTGTCCACCGACTACGACAACTTCGCCCTGGTCTACAGCTGTACTGAAATCGAATCGTTACATGGGGAGTTCATCTGGATCCTGAGCAGAAATCCCACCCTTCCTAAGGAGACCCTGGAGGAGCTGCAGAGCATCCTGTCCTCTTTTGGAGCCAGTGTGGAGAAGCTGCTTGACACCAATCAGGACAGAGATTACTGCAGAGTCATGCACGAGTAA
- the LOC116313336 gene encoding apolipoprotein D-like, which yields MKPVQVVALTLLSVVAIGAQVLRLGKCPQPAVQANFDANRYIGKWYEIHKLPTSFQKGQCATANYTLLSPGVIEVLNTELLDNGTVNAIVGSAKVKDPAEPAKLEVSFNNSPPGPYWVLSTDYDGHSLVYGCTDYGLFRVELSWILSRKPTLSKETLEKLHAILYSVGVSVENMVPTNQDETYCSPVNQ from the exons ATGAAGCCTGTACAGGTGGTTGCATTGACTCTACTGTCTGTTGTTGCGATCGGCGCTCAGGTCTTGAGGTTGGGCAAATGTCCCCAGCCTGCTGTTCAGGCCAACTTTGATGCCAACAGG TACATTGGGAAATGGTATGAGATTCATAAGTTGCCCACAAGCTTCCAGAAAGGCCAGTGTGCCACTGCTAACTACACCCTGCTGAGTCCTGGAGTCATCGAGGTCCTGAACACCGAGCTTCT CGATAATGGAACCGTTAACGCCATCGTCGGCTCTGCCAAAGTCAAGGACCCCGCTGAGCCTGCCAAGCTTGAGGTCTCCTTCAACA ACTCTCCTCCCGGGCCCTACTGGGTTCTGTCCACCGACTACGACGGTCACTCTCTGGTCTATGGCTGCACCGACTACGGCCTGTTCCGCGTGGAGCTGTCCTGGATCCTGAGCAGGAAGCCCACCCTCTCTAAGGAGACCCTCGAGAAGCTCCACGCCATCCTGTACTCTGTCGGAGTCAGCGTGGAAAACATGGTCCCCACCAACCAGGACGAGACTTACTGCAGCCCAGTGAACCAGTGA